In one window of Physeter macrocephalus isolate SW-GA unplaced genomic scaffold, ASM283717v5 random_607, whole genome shotgun sequence DNA:
- the IP6K1 gene encoding inositol hexakisphosphate kinase 1 gives MLDGNSGLSSEKISHNPWSLRCHKQQLSRMRSESKDRKLYKFLLLENVVHHFKYPCVLDLKMGTRQHGDDASAEKAARQMQKCEQSTSATLGVRVCGMQVYQLDTGHYLCRNKYYGRGLSIEGFRNALYQYLHNGLDLRRDLFEPILSKLRGLKAVLERQASYRFYSSSLLVIYDGKECRSESYLDRRSEMRIKHLDTGLPEVAPSCGPSTSPSSTSPEVGPFSPPKVDVRMIDFAHSTFKGFRDDPTVHDGPDRGYVFGLENLISIMEQMRDENQ, from the exons ATGCTGGATGGCAACAGCGGTCTGAGTTCCGAGAAGATCAGCCACAACCCTTGGAGCCTGCGCTGTCACAAACAGCAGCTGAGCCGCATGCGCTCCGAGTCCAAGGACCGAAAGCTCTACA AGTTCCTCCTGCTTGAGAACGTGGTGCACCATTTCAAGTACCCCTGTGTGCTGGACCTGAAGATGGGCACCCGGCAGCATGGTGATGATGCATCAGCTGAGAAGGCAGCCCGGCAGATGCAGAAGTGCGAGCAAAGTACGTCGGCTACGCTGGGTGTCAGAGTCTGTGGCATGCAG GTGTACCAGCTGGACACGGGGCATTACCTCTGCAGGAACAAGTACTATGGCCGTGGGCTCTCCATCGAAGGCTTCCGCAATGCCCTCTATCAGTACCTGCACAATGGCCTGGACCTGCGGCGTGACCTTTTTGAGCCCATCCTGAGCAAACTGCGAGGCCTGAAAGCTGTACTGGAGCGGCAGGCCTCCTACCGCTTCTACTCCAGTTCCCTGCTTGTCATCTATGATGGCAAGGAGTGCCGGTCTGAGTCCTACCTGGACCGCCGGTCCGAAATGCGTATCAAGCACCTGGACACAGGGCTCCCTGAGGTGGCACCATCCTGTGGCCCTAGCACCAGCCCCAGCAGCACCAGCCCCGAGGTGGGCCCCTTCTCTCCACCCAAGGTGGATGTCCGCATGATCGACTTTGCACACAGCACATTCAAGGGCTTCCGAGATGACCCCACTGTGCATGATGGGCCTGACCGAGGCTATGTGTTTGGCCTGGAGAACCTCATCAGCATCATGGAACAGATGCGGGACGAGAACCAGTAG